The DNA sequence CATCTAGATTAATTATGACAAGAATCCATCCTAAAATCATTTTGTAGTCCATATTGTTGTGAAGTAACAgatgagtgataattgatataTCAAGTTCAGTACACTTATAATATGATATACACCTtgtaaatgttacatgtatactttCATCTTTTGCGAACCTTTTAGTGACATACGGCGCATGATTACTAATATGCAGTGggaattaattgaattgttttatcagtaattataacattcatcataagaaatatcttatttgATAAGAAAAAGAAGATGAAGTAAAGTAAATGTGCTACAatcttaaaaataatttttgggTGAAGAAAATTTCTTGGATTTGATTATATTAATGTAAGTAGATTAATTATTAATCAGGAAACTGCAGAGTTTTTAACACCAGACTCAGTGTGGGGTCGTCTGCTCCAAAAACATCTGATACAGCCATAATTTGGCCGTCTGCTAATGACCTCACCAGGGCAATCCTAAATGTTACCATGGTAATTACCTAATACCAGTATTGTGACCAGTCTTGTGTACTTAACTTGGCAATCTGCCAGAAAATAAGACAGGTGTGCTATTTTATGTGAATTTCTACAAGTAATTCACAGTTTGATCTTTTTAAGTAAAGTTTCATCATCACTAATGCAGTtaaaaattttctatatttctttgaaaatcagatttgaattaaagatagtcATATCCAGTTCATGCTTATATATCCAATTCAGTCTTAGTTAATTATTACAAGAATCAAATAGACACAATATAAAAACACCTCTCATACAATATCTCTGGAATGCGAAAATGTGGGGATGTCACatgaataaaacattattaAGGCAACACTCTTCACTTTCCTTTATGTAATTGTGTGATCTCTCAGATGGTTTCCATAGCAACCGGAAACAACATTTTCCCCCTCCTTGATGCAGTAGTGTCAAAGATCTGCAAGCTAGTATAAGAATATGAATTGTTTTGTATTAGTACTAGTGTAAATTTTTTGTATGAATTGATTACCAATTTGACACATCAAGAAAATCAGTTTATTTGTGTAAATGGTTTACACTAACATATGTTTGTTGTCTGGATTCAAGTACCCTTAACTAGAAAAAGATGTTGCATTTTGAATACATTGTAAAAACAATGAAGGATCTGGGAAACATTTGCTCAGACTTGTTAAATGTTGTCTATAAATTTTAGACATGCAGCAAGCTAACTTGTTTATCATCAAAGAACCTGAATCTTGTATAAACTCATTTTTTAACACACAAGAAATACCTTTCTTCAATTCAAAGCTGTTTTTTATCATCTTCATTATGCAATCAGGAAATTCTTCCACACTGTGCTCACTTCATTGGAGTCTAAATGCAACAGTTTATTGCCAGATATGTTTTGCCATGAAAGACTCTGTAAGACTGACTCGCATCATCGTTTTTTAAACAGACCCTCAAATCTATGAGATATTATTAGGTATATATTTATCCAGATTTTAAAATGTGACCCACTTCTTTGGCATTATTTGCATAGTTCTACATCTGTAGgctaatttatttcaaataaatctgCTTGAATGGGAATGCTGGCAGATTTGGGGGGGAATTCTGTATCACATTGTATTAATTCTTTCCAAAGTGCAGTGGAATTTTTATAGACCTCTGTTCGGTAAGTTTATACAAATTCAAGCACCTTGGAACTCTCAAATCTTGTAGTCTGAGTCAAACACAGCAATATGGCGACAttctcttttattttacatcatTATAAACAGGTACCTATTTCATTTTAACAATGTTATGAAGATGTTTCactagatgtacatgtatcaactaATTTATGTGTAGAAAATTTTGTCCAATAatcattcattttgtatatttatagaaAACTTAAAGGAAGAACTATGGGAAATTCTTCgggaaaaaataagaaaaacaaaaagggaaaagatgaaaaagaagaacaaaCAGCGAATGAGCAAACAGAACAGAAACAAGGGGAAGAGGCAGCCAACAAACAAGGAGAAGACAAACCTGCAGAGGAGGCATCCAATGACAAAGAAGAAGACAAAGCAGGTGATGGAGGGGCCGGAGAGAAGAAAGAGGATGAACCAAAGGTACCCAGTAGAGCCTCAACCCTATATATCAATATTATGATTTATTGGTGTGTAGGGAATATTCAAgtatattactttttaaaataactattgaaaatctttgtatttatttcattctttctaggcctatttcatttatttctcccatataaataatctttaatttttatCTCTCATTTTGCATGACAATGGTTGCTTGTGGCTCATAAGTAGTTGTGAATATATACATCTCTGTTAATTTGCATCGAGTGGTAGAAGTATGTAAGGACTTTGTGCTTGTGCATATTTCCATGGTGCTCATCCTTTTTATGCtgattttcatttctgttctatcaaaatgtattcattttcacATATTGGAATGaatttcttaaatttttttcaaaccaGACATATGCAGAGTTTTGACACATGAAATTAAGTGCTTATCTTAGCAAAAATGTGTACCTTAACCTCTTCCATTCCTTGAAATAAAGTACTAAATACCGACACATgctatatttgcataattgttagaaattgtaatgaaaacaaaatcaaagttGATATGGGCATGTATGAAGAATGGCTTTCggaaactgaaaaaaaatttcttgagcttttcattctcaaacaaaatatacttacatgtagatatttcaaagaacaagTAGCACAGAAGCTTATTCAAAATTGTTTCTATATGAATTTAAGAAATTATTAATCATAAACAAGTAATTTTGCCccaatatcaaaattttggacatcatttatttctaaaattggGGTTCATTTCTTACTGGTATAATATTTTCCATACTTATAGAAATCAGGAGGACTTGTGCCACTGGGCGTTGATAACCGGTTGCCATGGAAATATGTGACAATGAAAGTCCTTGGTGTATTGTGGTATTTGGTGTGTATGTTTGTCAACCCATTGTCTGTATATTTCTGTCAGGAAGCAGGAGAAAAAGCAGAAGAAGATGCAAGTGAAAAATCGCCAAAAAATACTAGCACTGATAACACAGAGGAAAAGAGTAGTGagcaaaaaattgaaaaaagttATGATACCAAATCTGAGGAAAAGGTAGGGGAAGCTAAGGAATCACAAGACACTGAGACTAAAAAGTCTCCTAGCAAAGAAAAATCTGACAGTCAAAATGAAACAAAGGAAGAGGCAGCCAACCCAGATAAAAAAACTGCACAGCCTGTGGATCAGTCTTCTAAGACAACAGAAGGAAGAGTAACTGAGCAGTGTAAACCTAATGACAGTGCTGCAGATCCCATTCCTCCACTTGCTCAACCAGAAGAAGAAGATCTAGATACACAACCAACAACAAACAGGGATGAATCAAAGGAAGTAGTTGAAGAGAAGTCTCTAGAATCAAAAGAGGCAGAGTCAGAAGAAAGACCATCTCAGGATAAAAAACCTAATGAGGATAAAAAACCTATTGGAGAATTACAAGAAAAACTTACAGAATCACCTGCAGAAAACGCTGAGGATCCTAATGAACAGGTTAATGTAGTGTCAGAAGAACCTACAGCTGCTCAAAATGAACAACCTTTACAACCTTTAAAATCTAAGGAAGAAAAACCCATTGAAGAGGCAGAGAACCAACCCAAAATTTCAGTTCAAGAAGGGGTTCCAGAGGCAGTTGAAGATGCATGTAAAACACAAGTTCAAGAAACAGAGAAAGTAGTCCTAGAGGAAACAACAAATGCTCAAGAGCAATGTTCAGAATCAGTTGAGGAAAATTCTGAGGAGATTAAAACAGAACCATATAACAGTGATGAAACTGAAAAAGTAGTTGCAGAGAAGGCAACAGATGCTCAAGAGCAATGTTCAGAATCAGTTGAGGAAAAATCTGAGGAGGTTGAAAAAGAACCATGTAATGGTGAAAAAACTGAGGAATTAATGACAGAGAGGGCAACAGATGCTCAAGAGCAACATTCAGAATCAGTTGAGGAAAAATCTGAGGAGGTTGAAAAAGAATGTGAAATGCAACCAGAGGAAACAGTTGAGAAACCCACCTCTGGAGAAGTTGAAGAAACACAGGAGGAGGTTGTCAATGAGAAAATTCCAGAGGTAAGTCAAGGTCGACCTAATTCTTTAAATCAAGATAGTGAAGCAGAAGTTATACCATACGACTCAAATGAACCAGCAGTGCAATCACCAAAACCAGACCTACCTCATATTCTAACCCTGAACCAAAATGTGACCAAACTGAACCAAACAATACAATCAAATGCCGAGGAGAAGCTTGACAGAGACCACTGTTGAAAGCAGATCCAGATCCATTGGAATGGATAGCCAAAGCACTTGGTTGCCTTAAATTTTGGTACAGAGCCAGAGTTTTTCCAGTTCGGTGAACTGGTTTTGGGGAGGTTGTTGTAGTGTGCAGATCAAGttatcttcaaattttgttCATGAAATACTCTAGTGCAGGAGTAGTGCAGATCATAAATGTTGATTATAGTTATTTTTCTACCTTTTTTGTCAGtgtaatctttatttttatttcctgCAAACGTTTAACTTGATATCTCAATACAACAGGGTGACGACAAAGTGCATGTTCTGGCAAAGATGTGGGTGAAAAGTTAAATTCAAACAATCCCTTAAAATCGTCTGCCTTCTATGTGCATCAGGTTTATTATGCATTCTTTGGCTATCAAATTTATTAAGCCTTATCTAGAAAATTTCAATAActctattttctttatttcttctcACTTTTGCACATTTTCATATGCAATGCtgaaatattaatttcttttgCCAGATTCTATTTAACTGCAAAAACTTGACATAAAAAACACTACACCTATCAGTGTAGTAATGGAACATGAATAATACCActatatttctttacaaataCCAccatttattctttttttaaaattccgactaaaattttattgaatttcatttaataattatgatattaaaattcatattaatGGTAAAATTATTGAGAAAAATATGCTTGAATATAGAGATGAATTCGTcaataatataaaatgaatatatttcatactAGCCATTTCTATATGGACTTTACCAGATTTACAAAACATGGAGTCTTtagatacatatacattgtatatgaaataGATATCCTGACATGCTAAGAAAAACCCAGTGTAATTTTGACAGGAACAAGAGTCAGAATCTAAAGAGGAACCCAGTGAGGATACACCCAAACCAGATGAAACTCCCAAACCAGATGAAACGCCTAAGCCAGACGAGACACCTAAGTCAGAAGAGACGCCTAAGCCAGACGAGACACCTAAGTCAGAAGAGACGCCTAAGTCAGACGAGACGACTAAGTCAGAAGAGACGCCTAAGCCAGACGAGACGCCTAAGTCAGACGAGACGCCTAAGCCAGATGAACCAGAGCAAACCCCTCAGGAGGAAACTAAGGAGGAGGAACCCGCTGCAGAGGAATCACAGGAGATAGAGGCTCCTAAGGAGGTCT is a window from the Ostrea edulis chromosome 5, xbOstEdul1.1, whole genome shotgun sequence genome containing:
- the LOC125652372 gene encoding titin-like isoform X1 is translated as MGNSSGKNKKNKKGKDEKEEQTANEQTEQKQGEEAANKQGEDKPAEEASNDKEEDKAGDGGAGEKKEDEPKKSGGLVPLGVDNRLPWKYVTMKVLGVLWYLVCMFVNPLSVYFCQEAGEKAEEDASEKSPKNTSTDNTEEKSSEQKIEKSYDTKSEEKVGEAKESQDTETKKSPSKEKSDSQNETKEEAANPDKKTAQPVDQSSKTTEGRVTEQCKPNDSAADPIPPLAQPEEEDLDTQPTTNRDESKEVVEEKSLESKEAESEERPSQDKKPNEDKKPIGELQEKLTESPAENAEDPNEQVNVVSEEPTAAQNEQPLQPLKSKEEKPIEEAENQPKISVQEGVPEAVEDACKTQVQETEKVVLEETTNAQEQCSESVEENSEEIKTEPYNSDETEKVVAEKATDAQEQCSESVEEKSEEVEKEPCNGEKTEELMTERATDAQEQHSESVEEKSEEVEKECEMQPEETVEKPTSGEVEETQEEVVNEKIPEEQESESKEEPSEDTPKPDETPKPDETPKPDETPKSEETPKPDETPKSEETPKSDETTKSEETPKPDETPKSDETPKPDEPEQTPQEETKEEEPAAEESQEIEAPKEVCEPPPAETEEPVQNGVENDESQKFATEFRWEGDGETVKVSGSFNDWKEEVPLEKNGDNVFRTMIDLPKGEYVFKFIVDDKWIVSSDLPTKSANEGVENNVVVVSG
- the LOC125652372 gene encoding titin-like isoform X3 → MGNSSGKNKKNKKGKDEKEEQTANEQTEQKQGEEAANKQGEDKPAEEASNDKEEDKAGDGGAGEKKEDEPKEAGEKAEEDASEKSPKNTSTDNTEEKSSEQKIEKSYDTKSEEKVGEAKESQDTETKKSPSKEKSDSQNETKEEAANPDKKTAQPVDQSSKTTEGRVTEQCKPNDSAADPIPPLAQPEEEDLDTQPTTNRDESKEVVEEKSLESKEAESEERPSQDKKPNEDKKPIGELQEKLTESPAENAEDPNEQVNVVSEEPTAAQNEQPLQPLKSKEEKPIEEAENQPKISVQEGVPEAVEDACKTQVQETEKVVLEETTNAQEQCSESVEENSEEIKTEPYNSDETEKVVAEKATDAQEQCSESVEEKSEEVEKEPCNGEKTEELMTERATDAQEQHSESVEEKSEEVEKECEMQPEETVEKPTSGEVEETQEEVVNEKIPEEQESESKEEPSEDTPKPDETPKPDETPKPDETPKSEETPKPDETPKSEETPKSDETTKSEETPKPDETPKSDETPKPDEPEQTPQEETKEEEPAAEESQEIEAPKEVCEPPPAETEEPVQNGVENDESQKFATEFRWEGDGETVKVSGSFNDWKEEVPLEKNGDNVFRTMIDLPKGEYVFKFIVDDKWIVSSDLPTKSANEGVENNVVVVSG
- the LOC125652372 gene encoding neurofilament heavy polypeptide-like isoform X2, whose product is MGNSSGKNKKNKKGKDEKEEQTANEQTEQKQGEEAANKQGEDKPAEEASNDKEEDKAGDGGAGEKKEDEPKKSGGLVPLGVDNRLPWKYVTMKVLGVLWYLVCMFVNPLSVYFCQEAGEKAEEDASEKSPKNTSTDNTEEKSSEQKIEKSYDTKSEEKVGEAKESQDTETKKSPSKEKSDSQNETKEEAANPDKKTAQPVDQSSKTTEGRVTEQCKPNDSAADPIPPLAQPEEEDLDTQPTTNRDESKEVVEEKSLESKEAESEERPSQDKKPNEDKKPIGELQEKLTESPAENAEDPNEQVNVVSEEPTAAQNEQPLQPLKSKEEKPIEEAENQPKISVQEGVPEAVEDACKTQVQETEKVVLEETTNAQEQCSESVEENSEEIKTEPYNSDETEKVVAEKATDAQEQCSESVEEKSEEVEKEPCNGEKTEELMTERATDAQEQHSESVEEKSEEVEKECEMQPEETVEKPTSGEVEETQEEVVNEKIPEEQESESKEEPSEDTPKPDETPKPDETPKPDETPKSEETPKPDETPKSEETPKSDETTKSEETPKPDETPKSDETPKPDEPEQTPQEETKEEEPAAEESQEIEAPKEEPPPAETEEPVQNGVENDESQKFATEFRWEGDGETVKVSGSFNDWKEEVPLEKNGDNVFRTMIDLPKGEYVFKFIVDDKWIVSSDLPTKSANEGVENNVVVVSG
- the LOC125652372 gene encoding neurofilament heavy polypeptide-like isoform X4, coding for MGNSSGKNKKNKKGKDEKEEQTANEQTEQKQGEEAANKQGEDKPAEEASNDKEEDKAGDGGAGEKKEDEPKEAGEKAEEDASEKSPKNTSTDNTEEKSSEQKIEKSYDTKSEEKVGEAKESQDTETKKSPSKEKSDSQNETKEEAANPDKKTAQPVDQSSKTTEGRVTEQCKPNDSAADPIPPLAQPEEEDLDTQPTTNRDESKEVVEEKSLESKEAESEERPSQDKKPNEDKKPIGELQEKLTESPAENAEDPNEQVNVVSEEPTAAQNEQPLQPLKSKEEKPIEEAENQPKISVQEGVPEAVEDACKTQVQETEKVVLEETTNAQEQCSESVEENSEEIKTEPYNSDETEKVVAEKATDAQEQCSESVEEKSEEVEKEPCNGEKTEELMTERATDAQEQHSESVEEKSEEVEKECEMQPEETVEKPTSGEVEETQEEVVNEKIPEEQESESKEEPSEDTPKPDETPKPDETPKPDETPKSEETPKPDETPKSEETPKSDETTKSEETPKPDETPKSDETPKPDEPEQTPQEETKEEEPAAEESQEIEAPKEEPPPAETEEPVQNGVENDESQKFATEFRWEGDGETVKVSGSFNDWKEEVPLEKNGDNVFRTMIDLPKGEYVFKFIVDDKWIVSSDLPTKSANEGVENNVVVVSG